A stretch of the Pseudalkalibacillus hwajinpoensis genome encodes the following:
- a CDS encoding SDR family oxidoreductase, translated as MAKEKVVIITGASSGIGEETAKLLSGKGAKLVLAARREERLKELKQQIEASGGEAIYQVTDVTSSEEMESLAKYAYDTFGKIDVIVNNAGLMPLSLLHKKKYDEWDKMIDVNIKGVLYGIGAVLPYMREKKEGHVINISSVAGHEISPGSSVYSATKFAVRAITEGLRMEESVGNNIRATIISPGAVSTELTETITDDDVKSSIDAVYSGAIKADSIARTIVFAIEEPAEVAINEILVRPTNQEW; from the coding sequence ATGGCAAAAGAGAAAGTTGTTATCATTACTGGAGCATCCAGTGGAATTGGTGAAGAAACGGCGAAGCTACTATCTGGAAAAGGTGCAAAGCTTGTTCTAGCTGCTCGTCGTGAAGAACGTTTGAAAGAACTTAAGCAACAAATTGAAGCGAGCGGTGGTGAAGCCATCTATCAGGTTACAGACGTTACGTCTTCTGAAGAGATGGAGTCATTAGCCAAATATGCGTATGATACATTTGGTAAGATTGATGTTATTGTGAATAACGCTGGTTTAATGCCACTCTCTCTCCTACACAAGAAAAAGTATGATGAGTGGGACAAAATGATCGATGTAAACATCAAGGGTGTACTTTACGGTATTGGGGCAGTTCTTCCTTATATGAGAGAGAAAAAGGAAGGGCATGTTATTAACATTTCATCAGTGGCCGGTCATGAGATTTCCCCAGGTAGCTCTGTATACAGTGCAACGAAATTTGCTGTAAGAGCCATTACGGAAGGGCTTAGAATGGAAGAGTCCGTTGGAAATAACATTCGAGCAACGATTATTTCTCCAGGGGCGGTCAGCACTGAGCTAACTGAAACGATCACAGATGATGATGTGAAGTCCTCGATCGATGCAGTATATAGCGGTGCGATTAAAGCAGACAGCATTGCACGTACGATTGTGTTTGCAATTGAAGAGCCTGCTGAAGTAGCGATCAATGAAATCCTAGTTCGTCCTACTAATCAAGAGTGGTAA
- a CDS encoding SDR family NAD(P)-dependent oxidoreductase: MPDLNGEVILITGGNRGQGKAIAEHLAILGARVVIGARQYESAKDVASSIGNSAYPVQLDVTKQADWEVVMDEIGEEFGRLDSLVNNAGILKRKPFIKLTIDDYQEMVNVNQFGVFLGMQSVVPFMEKQQKGSIINNVSISAFAPIGQSTAYAATKAAVVAMSKAAAIELGPKGIRVNMIHPGGVETEMATQGEGVPDFYQSIPLGRIGQPVEIARAVAFLASNESSYCTGTEMVIDGGMTLGSADV; this comes from the coding sequence ATGCCAGATTTGAACGGTGAAGTCATCTTAATTACAGGCGGTAATCGCGGGCAAGGAAAAGCCATTGCCGAGCATCTTGCTATATTAGGAGCACGTGTCGTCATTGGAGCTCGACAGTATGAAAGCGCAAAGGATGTAGCTAGTTCTATAGGAAATAGCGCCTACCCTGTGCAATTAGATGTTACGAAGCAAGCGGATTGGGAAGTAGTGATGGATGAGATTGGTGAGGAATTTGGGCGCTTAGACTCGCTCGTTAATAATGCCGGTATATTAAAAAGAAAACCATTTATTAAGTTAACGATCGACGATTATCAGGAAATGGTTAACGTAAACCAGTTCGGCGTATTCCTTGGCATGCAGTCTGTCGTTCCTTTCATGGAAAAACAGCAGAAAGGTTCAATCATAAATAACGTTTCAATATCAGCTTTTGCTCCGATTGGGCAATCTACTGCCTATGCGGCCACGAAAGCTGCTGTTGTCGCCATGTCGAAAGCAGCGGCGATTGAGTTAGGACCAAAAGGGATTCGTGTTAATATGATCCATCCCGGAGGCGTTGAGACAGAAATGGCTACGCAAGGGGAAGGGGTTCCAGATTTTTATCAGTCCATTCCACTTGGTCGGATTGGCCAGCCGGTGGAAATTGCCAGAGCCGTCGCATTTCTTGCTTCGAACGAGAGCTCCTATTGTACGGGAACCGAAATGGTAATCGATGGGGGAATGACGCTTGGTTCGGCTGATGTATAA
- a CDS encoding MerR family transcriptional regulator: MDNHYSMKEITSITGITASALRYYEKEKILPFIERNQKGVRRYNDQNLEWIHFILALRSTNMSIAEIKWYVNLYHQGEETIEERRKLLHDHQQKVAEEVKLQQKYLKRISKKIALYDDVTTDLQTIACEIH; encoded by the coding sequence ATGGATAATCACTACTCTATGAAGGAAATAACATCGATAACCGGAATTACCGCATCAGCCCTTCGCTACTATGAAAAAGAAAAAATCTTACCTTTTATTGAACGAAATCAGAAAGGTGTAAGAAGATACAATGATCAAAACCTTGAATGGATTCACTTTATCCTAGCTCTTCGCTCAACGAATATGTCTATCGCTGAAATTAAATGGTATGTAAATCTCTATCATCAAGGGGAGGAAACGATAGAAGAAAGAAGAAAGCTTCTTCACGATCATCAGCAAAAAGTTGCAGAAGAAGTGAAGCTGCAACAAAAATATTTAAAAAGAATCTCAAAAAAAATCGCTCTATATGACGATGTTACGACGGATTTGCAGACAATTGCCTGTGAAATTCATTAA
- a CDS encoding ABC transporter permease, whose protein sequence is MWAIVRTELKKTVHDKGLWFWTFILPIVFIVAFVGIFSEMGNYKEVVTQIIPGYTIMFAFYIMISMVITFVKDRERGMVARIASTPISIIHYFIGKWIPFVIIVLIQITVLFGFGILVYDLSLGDPIAIIILSLALSFIVTCWGMAMAVLVKTENMGIALTQIIALGGALLGGLWMPVETMPEFMQNISKGFPQYWALDGYKEIILQNGGVSDVWFNLLILFLAGAVGGAIAFSAYPRFLKNSRS, encoded by the coding sequence ATGTGGGCTATTGTTAGAACTGAACTAAAGAAGACGGTACATGATAAAGGGTTATGGTTTTGGACGTTCATCTTGCCGATTGTGTTTATTGTGGCGTTTGTCGGGATTTTCTCTGAAATGGGGAACTATAAAGAAGTGGTTACGCAAATTATCCCAGGATATACGATCATGTTTGCTTTTTATATTATGATATCGATGGTGATCACTTTTGTAAAAGATAGGGAGAGGGGCATGGTTGCTCGAATCGCGAGTACGCCGATTTCGATCATCCATTATTTTATTGGAAAATGGATACCGTTCGTTATCATCGTTTTGATTCAGATTACGGTATTGTTCGGATTTGGAATTCTTGTGTATGATCTTTCATTAGGAGATCCGATCGCCATCATCATTTTATCTCTTGCCCTTTCCTTCATCGTCACGTGTTGGGGAATGGCGATGGCCGTTCTTGTGAAAACGGAAAACATGGGTATTGCTCTCACGCAAATCATTGCACTCGGCGGAGCTTTGCTCGGTGGACTGTGGATGCCCGTTGAAACGATGCCAGAATTTATGCAGAACATCAGTAAAGGGTTTCCCCAATACTGGGCGCTTGATGGGTATAAGGAAATTATTCTTCAGAACGGTGGCGTAAGCGATGTTTGGTTTAATCTGCTTATCCTTTTTCTAGCTGGCGCAGTAGGTGGAGCGATTGCTTTCTCGGCCTATCCACGGTTTTTGAAAAATTCTCGAAGCTAA
- a CDS encoding ABC transporter ATP-binding protein — protein sequence MIDVISVSKQYGPIQALDDISFSIKEGTCFGLVGPNGAGKSTLMKILSGILMQFDGEMAVNDHYVSKDRQAIKKQIGYVPQEICLEETLTARENLSLFGHLYGLKGRNLQVRIEEVLDQIGLKDRGKDKVLTYSGGMKRRLNIGCALLHKPSIVIMDEPTVGIDPQSRNSIFSIIHHLKLEGSTIIYSSHYMEEVEQLCDSIGLIDKGKLMEYGEMGELLERYGKPSLYISGEGISEELLSPFGSPERKGNGYLLTSENPLATLEQVIGRFREEGMEPRRLELYQPRLEDLFFHLTGTQLRDA from the coding sequence ATGATTGATGTGATAAGCGTAAGTAAACAATACGGTCCCATTCAGGCGCTAGATGACATTAGTTTTAGCATTAAGGAAGGAACGTGTTTTGGTCTTGTTGGTCCCAATGGAGCTGGGAAATCGACGTTAATGAAAATACTTTCGGGAATTTTAATGCAGTTTGATGGAGAAATGGCGGTGAATGACCATTATGTATCGAAAGATCGGCAGGCGATCAAGAAGCAAATCGGCTACGTGCCACAGGAAATTTGTTTAGAAGAAACCCTCACAGCAAGAGAAAACCTAAGTTTGTTCGGTCATCTTTATGGGTTAAAAGGGAGAAATCTTCAGGTTCGGATCGAAGAGGTGCTTGATCAGATCGGTTTGAAAGATCGGGGAAAAGATAAGGTGCTTACTTATTCTGGTGGAATGAAGCGCCGATTGAACATTGGATGTGCTTTGCTTCATAAACCGTCCATTGTGATTATGGATGAACCGACAGTTGGTATTGATCCTCAATCGAGAAATTCGATTTTTTCGATTATCCATCATCTAAAGTTAGAAGGAAGCACGATTATCTATTCGAGTCATTATATGGAAGAGGTGGAACAGCTGTGTGATAGCATCGGCTTAATCGATAAAGGTAAGCTGATGGAGTACGGTGAAATGGGTGAATTGCTTGAGCGATATGGCAAGCCTTCGCTATACATTTCTGGAGAAGGTATATCAGAAGAACTATTATCTCCTTTCGGTAGCCCTGAAAGAAAAGGAAATGGATACTTATTAACTTCAGAGAATCCACTTGCTACGCTTGAACAAGTCATTGGGCGTTTTCGAGAAGAGGGGATGGAGCCTCGAAGATTGGAATTATATCAACCGAGATTAGAAGATCTTTTCTTTCATTTAACAGGAACTCAGCTACGTGATGCCTAA
- a CDS encoding NUDIX hydrolase: protein MLTSTAEPYSYHPPKHIVSAASVILNEDNEMLLIKGPRRGWEMPGGQVEEGESLIDAAVREAKEESGADIEVVKFCGVFQNVKSSISNNMFLARFVGGELTTTPESLEVGFFTIPTALEMVTWKNFRQRIEYCLNEAQHPFYVAF, encoded by the coding sequence ATGCTAACTTCAACAGCTGAACCTTATTCGTATCACCCGCCAAAACACATCGTGTCCGCAGCTTCCGTTATTTTAAATGAAGATAATGAAATGCTTTTAATCAAAGGCCCGCGTAGAGGTTGGGAGATGCCTGGAGGTCAGGTTGAAGAAGGGGAATCCTTGATCGATGCGGCTGTACGTGAAGCGAAGGAAGAATCCGGCGCAGATATTGAAGTCGTTAAATTCTGTGGTGTGTTCCAAAATGTAAAGTCCTCGATCTCAAATAATATGTTCTTAGCCAGGTTTGTTGGCGGGGAACTCACAACAACACCCGAAAGTCTTGAAGTTGGCTTCTTTACCATTCCTACAGCGCTCGAAATGGTAACGTGGAAAAACTTTAGACAGCGAATTGAATACTGTTTAAATGAAGCGCAGCATCCTTTTTATGTCGCTTTTTAA